A genomic stretch from Puntigrus tetrazona isolate hp1 chromosome 6, ASM1883169v1, whole genome shotgun sequence includes:
- the utp6 gene encoding U3 small nucleolar RNA-associated protein 6 homolog has translation MADSVQQRLEDRIPALEQLERVGLFTNKEVKSMLKRSTALEYKLHRKSQSKGEFIAYIQYEINVLELIKKRRARIGYHFKREEIEYPIIHRINHIFRWATTKWQEDVQLWLSQVAFNKKWGTKSQLSKVLSSMLAIHPDKPALWIMAAKCEMEDRNSSESARHLFLRALRFHPENKKVYQEYFRMELMHAEKLRKQQQELEQAKIDVGEYTFSAEILSGKLAEVVYRDAAQKIKGAEFMLSLLQIAAIFDFTKELQDTILQDVQSQYVEDCVMWDFMAKRELDAAGAPELQSAKGRASDTDRREERCCVVYEEALKSLNTEAMWTCYVTFCLERYKRKTNVTELKEKRKERLLGVLQSAHDAKLLQETFYKNWLQVLLSSGDTVSATQIAITATQYFSQSVEMWSFSLQILVHMESSEAGRLFQEALKHVNPKESLPLWQLQADWSMTSQVPEDTETFFQKGLVSPAPAVSSAMKEKYLEWSYKTGGYKRARKTFKSLHEHRPFTKTFFRKMIEIEKEQETPKMSNLRDYYERALREFGSSDEDLWIEYIKEELERHGNPENCGKLHWRAVKTLEGESVERFTTKYTLLQTGHM, from the exons ATGGCAGACAGTGTGCAACAGCGATTAGAGGACAGAATACCGGCGCTCGAACAGCTAGAAAGAGTCGGTTTGTTCACCAATAAAGAAGTTAA GTCTATGTTAAAAAGATCTACTGCTCTCGAATACAAGCTTCACCGAAAATCTCAGAGCAAAGGCGAATTTATTGCGTATATACAG TATGAAATAAACGTCCTGGAGCTCATCAAGAAGAGAAGAGCA AGAATTGGTTATCATTTTAAACGGGAGGAAATTGAGTATCCCATCATTCATCGCATAAACCATATATTCAGATGGGCTACAACAAAATGGCAG GAAGATGTGCAGCTTTGGCTTTCTCAGGTTGCCTTCAATAAGAAATGG ggcACAAAGTCTCAACTCAGCAAGGTTTTGTCATCTATGTTAGCTATCCATCCTGACAAACCAG CTTTGTGGATAATGGCTGCTAAGTGTGAGATGGAGGACAGGAACTCTTCAGAGAGTGCTCGCCATCTCTTCCTCCGTGCCTTGCGCTTCCATCCTGAGAATAAGAAGGTCTATCAGGAG tattTCCGGATGGAACTCATGCATGCTGAGAAACTAAGGAAACAGCAGCAGGAGTTGGAGCAAGCTAAAATAGACGTG GGGGAATATACCTTTTCTGCTGAAATCTTGAGTGGAAAACTTGCTGAGGTGGTGTACAGAGATGCTGCACAAAAAATTAAAG GGGCTGAATTCATGTTGTCACTGCTACAGATTGCTGCCATCTTCGACTTCACAAAGGAGCTACAGGACACCATCCTACAgga CGTGCAGAGTCAGTATGTTGAAGACTGCGTGATGTGGGATTTCATGGCTAAGCGGGAGCTGGATGCTGCTGGAGCCCCGGAGCTTCAGTCTGCGAAGGGAAGAGCTTCTGATACGGATCGCAGAGAAGAACGCTGCTGCGTCGTTTACGAAGAGGCACTAAAGAGCCTTAATACAG aggcCATGTGGACATGTTATGTCACATTCTGTCTTGAGCGATATAAGAGGAAGACAAACGTCACTGAACTCAAGGAAAAG AGAAAGGAACGACTACTCGGAGTCTTACAGAGTGCTCATGACGCCAAGCTTTTGCAAGAGACATTCTACAAGAACTGG ctgcagGTCCTTTTGTCGTCAGGGGATACAGTATCTGCTACCCAGATCGCCATCACAGCCACCCAGTACTTCAGCCAATCAGTTGAGATGTGGAGCTTCAGCCTCCAGATATTGGTCCATATGGAAAGCTCAGAGGCGGGACGTCTATTCCAGGAAGCCCTGAAACACGTGAATCCCAAG GAAAGTCTGCCGTTATGGCAGCTGCAGGCAGACTGGAGCATGACCTCACAGGTACCAGAAGACACCGAGACCTTTTTTCAG AAAGGGCTTGTGTCTCCAGCTCCTGCAGTGTCATCTGCCATGAAGGAGAAATACCTTGAATGGTCATATAAAACTGGTGGTTACAAAAGGGCTAGAAAaactttcaaaag CTTACATGAACACAGACCCTTCACCAAGACATTCTTCAGGAAGATGATTGAGATTGAAAAAGAGCAG GAGACACCAAAGATGAGTAACCTCAGAGACTACTATGAGCGAGCGCTTCGTGAATTCGGTTCCTCAGATGAAG ATCTCTGGATTGAATACATCAAGGAAGAGTTAGAAAGGCATGGAAACCCAGAAAACTGCGGGAAGCTCCACTGGAGGGCTGTTAAGACCCTGGAGGGCGAAAGCGTTGAGCGTTTTACCACGAAGTACACACTTCTGCAGACCGGGCACATGTAA